From Halotia branconii CENA392, the proteins below share one genomic window:
- a CDS encoding AraC family transcriptional regulator has translation MSIVRDIVQYAATYKVDAESLCKAAGIELELIEMPDQQITGEFLRNLWREAVRLTGDENFGLHLGEAFNVAAIGIVGYVLLNCNTFNQVLEKLSRYTHLFSQGVYINFSVCKGQVLCDCEIVDHLKNYLLEEPRHPIESTFAALITATKMLTGQQLYPHAVWFQHSRPQNISEHERIFRTNIHFKALTNRLILDADCLNWSILSANPSLLSLFEQHATAMLNEMSQENTHSKLVVQAISRHLKGEVPSLKTIAHSLAISVRNLQRELQTEGTSYQQLLDATRKELALRYLKTTDTPIHDVAFLLGFSEPSAFHRAFKRWTGKTPRAYQAIH, from the coding sequence GTGTCTATTGTCAGAGATATAGTTCAATATGCAGCCACCTACAAAGTTGATGCTGAGAGTTTGTGTAAAGCGGCGGGAATTGAACTAGAACTCATAGAAATGCCCGACCAACAAATTACCGGAGAATTTCTCAGAAATTTATGGCGTGAGGCGGTGAGGTTAACAGGTGATGAAAACTTTGGACTGCACTTAGGAGAAGCTTTTAATGTTGCTGCGATCGGTATTGTCGGCTATGTCCTATTAAATTGCAACACCTTTAACCAAGTTCTCGAAAAACTTTCTCGCTACACTCATTTATTTAGCCAAGGTGTTTATATTAATTTCTCAGTATGTAAAGGACAAGTATTATGTGATTGTGAAATTGTAGACCACTTAAAAAACTATTTACTAGAAGAACCCAGACATCCAATTGAAAGTACCTTTGCCGCCTTAATCACAGCCACCAAAATGTTAACAGGTCAGCAACTTTATCCCCATGCAGTTTGGTTTCAACATTCCCGCCCTCAAAATATTTCTGAACATGAGCGCATATTTCGTACAAACATACACTTTAAAGCATTAACTAATCGCCTGATTTTAGATGCTGATTGCTTGAATTGGTCAATTTTATCAGCCAATCCCAGCCTATTGTCTCTATTTGAACAACATGCAACAGCAATGTTAAATGAAATGAGCCAAGAGAATACTCATAGTAAACTTGTAGTGCAAGCGATTTCTCGCCACTTAAAAGGAGAAGTCCCTTCACTGAAAACTATTGCTCATAGTTTGGCTATTAGTGTCCGTAATTTACAGCGCGAATTGCAAACAGAAGGCACTTCCTATCAACAACTATTGGATGCAACACGCAAAGAATTAGCACTACGATACCTCAAAACTACAGATACACCCATACATGATGTCGCTTTTTTGCTAGGCTTTTCTGAACCGAGTGCGTTTCACCGTGCCTTTAAACGTTGGACAGGAAAAACCCCACGAGCATATCAAGCAATTCATTGA
- a CDS encoding glutathione S-transferase family protein has translation MLTLYHTPISPNSRRVWITLLEKELEFELVEVKLDGEQFKPEFLAINPFHHVPTLVDDDFNVVESLAILDYLEAKYPTPAMLPKDAKDLAIVRMVQLVSINELLPAATTFLPQMLGLPGGDSEKMEKAKQKIATVLKFFENLLDDRPYFVSYNLTLAEVVAGTIVPILPSIGISLSEYPKINAWCGRLIARPSWQTTQPSPQSMAAFKSMVAARMGQNVPQN, from the coding sequence ATGCTGACACTTTATCACACGCCTATTTCTCCTAATTCTCGCCGTGTCTGGATTACGCTGCTAGAAAAAGAACTGGAGTTTGAACTAGTAGAAGTAAAACTGGATGGAGAGCAATTTAAACCAGAATTTTTAGCGATTAATCCTTTCCACCATGTTCCCACTTTGGTAGATGACGACTTTAATGTAGTAGAATCTTTGGCAATTCTGGACTATTTAGAGGCAAAATATCCCACGCCTGCGATGTTGCCAAAAGATGCCAAGGATTTGGCAATTGTGCGGATGGTGCAACTAGTCAGTATTAATGAGCTTTTGCCAGCAGCTACAACATTTTTACCTCAGATGTTAGGCTTACCTGGAGGAGATTCAGAAAAAATGGAGAAGGCAAAGCAAAAAATCGCTACAGTGCTGAAGTTTTTTGAAAATCTTTTAGATGATCGCCCATACTTTGTCAGTTACAATCTGACTCTTGCCGAGGTTGTGGCTGGCACTATAGTACCTATATTGCCCAGTATCGGCATATCTTTGAGTGAATATCCCAAAATTAATGCTTGGTGCGGTCGCTTAATAGCCCGTCCATCGTGGCAGACTACTCAACCTAGTCCGCAGAGTATGGCAGCTTTTAAATCTATGGTAGCAGCAAGAATGGGGCAAAACGTGCCACAAAACTAA
- a CDS encoding cupin domain-containing protein yields MTSVQLHSNLTHASLTPEQIENPVTGDRMTILCSTDEYVKFQFELPPGSQGSPLHYHDTITETFEVLSGSLEMQFGHSGNIKVLRPGEILQVPPGLQHSFRNASHDWVTFISVVRPAGDFEHFLRSLYGLAIDGRVNHEGTPTNLLQFALLIEKADTIVVGPPVFLQKLMIKFLATVARFLRVEQSLAKYK; encoded by the coding sequence ATGACATCCGTACAACTACACTCAAATTTAACTCATGCATCCTTGACTCCAGAGCAAATTGAGAATCCAGTCACAGGCGATCGCATGACAATTTTATGCTCAACTGATGAGTATGTAAAATTTCAGTTTGAGCTACCACCAGGGTCACAAGGCAGTCCTCTCCATTATCACGATACCATCACAGAGACCTTTGAGGTTTTAAGTGGTTCTCTAGAAATGCAATTTGGACACTCAGGAAACATCAAAGTTCTGCGACCTGGAGAAATCCTACAAGTGCCGCCTGGATTGCAACATAGCTTTCGCAATGCATCTCACGATTGGGTGACTTTTATTTCAGTAGTTCGACCTGCGGGTGATTTTGAGCATTTTTTGCGATCGCTTTATGGATTAGCGATCGATGGCAGAGTCAATCATGAAGGAACCCCAACTAATCTTTTGCAATTTGCTTTACTAATCGAAAAAGCAGACACCATTGTTGTTGGGCCACCAGTATTTTTACAAAAGTTGATGATCAAATTTTTAGCCACAGTTGCTCGATTTTTGCGGGTGGAACAGTCATTAGCGAAATATAAATAA
- a CDS encoding DMT family transporter, giving the protein MAALSAACLWAIASVVYGLLGQRIPPLQLNLIKGVIAIALLVLTIVITSESLPNLTFAPICLLFLSGAVGIGLGDTAFLAAINYLGARRVLLIGTLSPPITAIAAMIFLQEQLNFEAWCGILLTILGVAWVVTERVPGTSDDSVTHIWQGIGFGLLAAITNATGAVLSRAAFATISISPLWAALLRLSAGVLVILVCILFSEDRKAKAFYPYWQSWRVILTSFFAAACGTYLGIWLQQTAIKLTAAGIAITLMQTSPLFVIPIAICMGEKVSWRAIAGVIIAIAGIGLLFHLK; this is encoded by the coding sequence GTGGCGGCTTTATCGGCTGCTTGTTTGTGGGCGATCGCTTCGGTAGTATATGGACTTCTAGGACAACGTATTCCACCTTTACAACTAAATTTAATTAAAGGGGTGATTGCGATCGCCCTGCTTGTTCTGACTATTGTAATTACTAGTGAATCCTTGCCAAACCTCACTTTTGCACCGATATGTCTTTTATTTCTCAGTGGTGCTGTAGGCATTGGTTTGGGTGATACAGCTTTTTTAGCTGCCATAAATTATTTGGGTGCGCGTCGTGTCTTACTTATAGGAACTCTTTCACCTCCCATAACCGCGATCGCAGCGATGATTTTTCTGCAAGAACAACTCAATTTCGAGGCTTGGTGCGGCATTTTGCTGACGATTTTGGGGGTTGCTTGGGTAGTAACAGAACGAGTTCCCGGCACAAGCGATGACTCTGTAACGCACATTTGGCAAGGAATTGGCTTTGGTTTATTAGCAGCAATCACCAATGCTACTGGGGCAGTTCTCTCTCGCGCCGCATTTGCGACAATTAGTATTTCACCTTTATGGGCTGCCTTGTTGCGCTTAAGTGCAGGTGTGTTAGTGATTTTGGTTTGTATATTGTTCTCTGAGGATCGCAAAGCGAAAGCATTTTATCCTTATTGGCAATCGTGGCGAGTGATTTTAACGAGTTTCTTTGCTGCTGCTTGTGGAACTTATTTAGGAATTTGGCTGCAACAAACAGCAATTAAACTTACAGCGGCGGGAATTGCGATCACATTAATGCAAACTAGTCCGTTGTTTGTCATTCCCATTGCTATCTGTATGGGTGAAAAAGTTAGTTGGAGAGCGATCGCTGGTGTGATCATTGCGATCGCTGGAATTGGATTATTATTTCACCTAAAGTAA
- a CDS encoding peroxiredoxin, whose amino-acid sequence MSLTYGTEESLRVGQQAPDFTATAVVDQEFKTIKLSEYRGKYVVLFFYPLDFTFVCPTEITAFSDRYEEFKKINTEVLGVSVDSEFSHLAWIQTDRKSGGVGDLNYPLVSDIKKEISAAYNVLDPAAGIALRGLFIIDKDGIIQHATINNLAFGRSVDETLRTLQAIQYVQSHPDEVCPAGWQPGDKTMNPDPVKSKVYFSAV is encoded by the coding sequence ATGTCCCTCACTTACGGAACAGAAGAAAGCCTTCGTGTTGGCCAACAAGCTCCCGATTTTACAGCAACGGCTGTAGTAGATCAGGAATTTAAGACAATTAAACTTTCCGAATATCGCGGTAAGTATGTCGTCCTGTTTTTCTACCCTTTAGACTTCACCTTTGTTTGTCCAACTGAAATCACAGCCTTTAGCGATCGCTACGAAGAATTCAAAAAAATCAACACGGAAGTCCTTGGGGTTTCTGTGGATAGTGAATTCTCCCACCTCGCTTGGATTCAAACCGATCGCAAGTCTGGTGGTGTGGGCGACCTAAATTATCCTCTAGTCTCCGATATTAAGAAAGAGATTAGCGCCGCTTACAACGTCCTTGACCCAGCAGCAGGTATTGCCTTGCGTGGTCTGTTTATCATCGATAAAGATGGTATCATACAGCACGCCACTATCAACAACTTGGCTTTTGGCCGCAGCGTTGATGAAACCCTGCGGACATTGCAAGCAATTCAGTACGTTCAATCTCACCCCGACGAAGTTTGCCCTGCTGGTTGGCAACCTGGGGATAAGACGATGAATCCCGATCCAGTGAAGTCAAAAGTGTACTTCTCTGCTGTCTAG
- a CDS encoding peroxiredoxin family protein yields MLTSTDFSGLLNERFFRNFLPVPATTRLRLGIGTPDFQLPDITNGTLVKLSSYRDKQPVLLAFTRIFTEKQYCPFCFPHIKALNENYEQFLNRGIEVLMVTSTDERQSQIVVKDLKLKMPLLSDPSCRVFRTYQVGQALGAPLPAQFVLDKTGKLLYQHLFSFLDHNASIETLLEQFNKGKL; encoded by the coding sequence ATGCTGACTTCAACTGATTTTAGTGGCTTATTAAACGAACGCTTCTTCCGCAACTTTTTACCAGTTCCAGCAACGACTCGCCTCAGATTGGGAATCGGAACACCAGATTTTCAACTGCCAGATATTACTAATGGAACTTTGGTAAAATTGTCAAGTTATAGAGACAAGCAGCCAGTATTATTAGCTTTTACCCGGATTTTTACTGAAAAGCAATATTGCCCATTTTGTTTTCCTCACATTAAGGCATTGAATGAAAACTATGAGCAATTTCTTAATCGTGGTATTGAAGTTTTGATGGTTACGAGTACCGATGAACGGCAAAGTCAAATAGTTGTAAAGGATTTAAAATTAAAAATGCCGCTGTTAAGTGATCCTAGTTGTCGCGTTTTTCGCACCTATCAAGTGGGACAAGCTCTGGGAGCGCCTCTGCCAGCCCAATTTGTATTAGATAAAACAGGAAAACTTCTTTATCAGCATTTATTTTCTTTCTTGGATCACAATGCCAGTATTGAGACTTTGTTAGAACAATTCAATAAAGGTAAATTATAG
- a CDS encoding AAA family ATPase — translation MTKLLLLIGLPGSGKSTLAKQLVTKCPQMQLISTDAIRGQLFGSEAIQGSWPLIWREIEQQFQQAIATGTTVIFDATNAQRRNRRKLIILARDVGFTHMTGIWVNTPVWLCLARNKKRHRQVPEKIILRMHRQLRDAPPSLAEGLDDLIRLL, via the coding sequence ATGACTAAATTGTTGTTACTGATTGGACTTCCAGGTAGCGGTAAGTCAACTTTGGCTAAACAATTGGTGACAAAATGCCCCCAGATGCAGCTAATTTCTACAGATGCCATCCGGGGGCAACTTTTTGGCTCAGAAGCAATTCAGGGGTCATGGCCGTTAATTTGGCGGGAAATCGAGCAACAATTTCAGCAAGCAATCGCCACAGGCACAACAGTAATTTTTGATGCCACTAATGCTCAACGACGTAACCGCCGCAAACTGATCATCCTAGCTCGTGATGTAGGGTTTACCCACATGACAGGGATTTGGGTAAATACGCCTGTTTGGTTGTGTTTAGCGCGGAACAAAAAGCGTCATCGCCAAGTTCCAGAAAAAATCATTTTGCGAATGCATCGTCAGTTAAGGGATGCTCCCCCAAGTCTGGCAGAAGGACTAGATGACCTAATTCGTCTGCTTTGA
- a CDS encoding NF041680 family putative transposase — protein MILTQLEKFRQGIYDSLGKAKDAVFELMDAVLTSPSIPSFVSLSQSPVFRRQWSSIYAALHDSRPPKMLLMKLLVQEVETDEQPFLAGDHSFWARPEAKTLKERTFHGDRGGSIGIGQSYSTLAWIPEADGSWALPLKHERITTFETPTSKAAFQLKLVTRELGTRPLAAYDRGYGNAKFVQATEEINADLLLRLASNRCVWGTPGTYKGRGAPCKHGHKFKLNDPQTWPEATETLEVEDPKVGRVKVMRWSGFHFLQSPNRAMEIIRVEVLQPVGRNRKFQPLWLAWLGQTMPPLENLWQKYLCRFALEHWYRFAKQRLYWTQPQLSSTRAAERWSDLMPLLTWQLWFARVACIDSPLPWQSTQDKLSPGRVAQAFPLILATIGTPAQPPKTQGLSPGRAQGHQPPQRPRYLTVKKHASKKPKTEESLKNANLTAA, from the coding sequence ATGATCCTGACACAACTAGAAAAATTCCGCCAAGGTATCTACGATAGTTTGGGGAAGGCCAAAGATGCAGTATTTGAATTGATGGATGCAGTATTGACAAGTCCGAGTATCCCATCATTTGTAAGCTTGTCACAAAGCCCAGTATTTCGACGGCAATGGTCGAGCATTTATGCAGCACTACATGATAGTCGTCCACCGAAAATGTTGCTGATGAAGCTACTGGTACAGGAGGTAGAGACGGATGAACAGCCATTTCTAGCAGGAGATCATAGCTTTTGGGCAAGACCAGAAGCGAAGACACTAAAAGAAAGAACTTTTCATGGGGATAGAGGGGGGAGCATAGGCATCGGACAAAGTTACAGTACGTTAGCGTGGATACCAGAGGCGGATGGGAGTTGGGCATTACCGTTGAAACATGAACGGATAACCACCTTTGAAACGCCAACGAGTAAAGCCGCATTCCAACTAAAACTTGTCACCCGTGAGTTAGGCACTAGACCACTTGCAGCTTATGACCGAGGCTACGGCAACGCCAAATTTGTCCAAGCCACGGAGGAGATTAACGCAGACCTATTGTTGCGTTTAGCATCTAACCGATGTGTATGGGGTACACCCGGTACTTATAAAGGACGAGGCGCACCATGTAAACATGGTCACAAGTTTAAGCTCAATGACCCCCAAACTTGGCCAGAGGCAACTGAAACTCTGGAAGTTGAAGACCCGAAAGTTGGTCGAGTGAAAGTAATGCGTTGGAGTGGATTTCATTTCCTTCAGTCCCCAAACCGGGCAATGGAAATCATTCGCGTCGAGGTACTCCAACCAGTAGGACGTAATCGGAAGTTTCAACCTTTATGGCTAGCTTGGTTGGGTCAGACAATGCCTCCATTAGAGAATCTCTGGCAAAAATACCTATGCCGCTTTGCTTTAGAGCATTGGTATCGATTTGCCAAGCAGAGGTTATATTGGACACAGCCTCAATTGAGTTCTACTCGGGCCGCAGAGCGATGGAGTGACTTGATGCCCCTGCTAACTTGGCAACTCTGGTTCGCAAGAGTTGCCTGTATTGATTCCCCCTTGCCCTGGCAATCGACTCAGGATAAACTGTCTCCAGGACGTGTAGCACAAGCCTTTCCTCTAATTTTAGCCACTATTGGCACTCCTGCTCAACCCCCGAAAACTCAAGGGTTATCACCTGGGCGTGCCCAAGGGCATCAGCCACCTCAACGTCCCCGTTATCTCACTGTCAAAAAACACGCATCTAAAAAACCTAAAACCGAAGAATCACTTAAGAACGCTAATCTAACTGCTGCTTAG
- a CDS encoding DUF4386 domain-containing protein: protein MNRLQIIKTTGILFILFSILLNVPYYLLTQNFEYDDILRKPTGYVLTQFHAGGAGLILTWFAFAVMALLFIPASVLLQKVLGREDTPYLSAATIMGVLSGILQSVGLMRWVFVIPVLANLYVESASPATREAVVVVYQAVHQYGGVALGEQMGQFLLTFWTLGVGMAMLKSPVFKPWIGWLGLVTIPFWLIGQTELLATVIPSMPVWEVTPIGFMIWEVWLLVIGVHLLRFASKSNSRWVNNSKMPIIASE from the coding sequence ATGAATCGCTTACAAATTATCAAAACAACTGGTATCTTATTTATTTTGTTTTCTATTCTGTTAAATGTACCTTATTATTTACTCACTCAGAATTTTGAGTATGATGACATCTTACGCAAACCGACTGGCTATGTCCTGACTCAGTTTCATGCTGGCGGTGCTGGATTAATTCTCACTTGGTTTGCTTTTGCTGTGATGGCATTATTATTTATTCCAGCCAGTGTTTTACTGCAAAAAGTTTTGGGGCGCGAAGATACTCCTTATCTGTCTGCCGCTACTATCATGGGAGTGCTTTCTGGAATATTACAGTCTGTTGGGCTAATGCGTTGGGTGTTTGTAATTCCTGTATTAGCAAACTTGTATGTTGAATCTGCCAGTCCAGCCACTCGTGAGGCAGTTGTGGTTGTCTATCAAGCGGTTCATCAATATGGTGGTGTGGCGCTTGGCGAACAAATGGGGCAATTTCTACTCACCTTCTGGACATTAGGTGTAGGTATGGCAATGCTAAAGTCTCCTGTGTTTAAACCTTGGATTGGTTGGCTTGGTTTAGTAACAATACCTTTTTGGTTAATTGGACAAACTGAACTACTCGCAACAGTAATTCCATCAATGCCTGTGTGGGAAGTTACTCCGATTGGTTTTATGATTTGGGAAGTTTGGCTGTTGGTAATTGGAGTACATCTGTTGAGGTTTGCTAGTAAAAGTAACTCTCGTTGGGTAAATAATTCCAAGATGCCAATCATTGCGTCAGAATAA
- a CDS encoding amylo-alpha-1,6-glucosidase, with the protein MPDLDTREWLLTNGLGSFASGTVSDVRTRTYHGWLFAATNPPSGRTLLVSHLEASLEVSGQVIALGTNFWGNSKIEPTGYKLLRSFDINPVPKWIWSDNKWQLSRQLVMPYGWQESREWRIENQQKSENSHFELCHRILIHYRYEGSDTAILRLRLLICDRDFHHQQIANPGLQFSQLLGQQQVCLQAIISGNFGTPWHLRWTQGEYQADGVWYWNYGLPEETRRGLGDREDLYSPGYLTVTLQPGDAVTLEARMGFPDPQQDILTSETFTEVVDAEQERLSQVFGWSEEEAGEQGAGSRGVGGREHTSTTSTTPFDCAQAQLSTSALSNQGEIGNFSSSPLHPAPCPSASFPCPIWQQLLKAGDQFIVYRASIAGPTVIAGYHWFNDWGRDTLIALPGLALVTKRFDLAKGLLQTFGRYCQQGLIPNAFPDADGEPFYNSIDAALWWIETLGIYLEATQDWQFLAEQFSVVQQIHKAFIGGTRFSIQVDATDGLVSWYAQGEALTWMDAVVGGQPVTPRHGKPVEINALWYSALCWMSQWAERLSQMQLGDSVRLAKQAQRYAQQAQQVTVSLQKFWNPQLNYFYDTIEPDDRRNSQIRPNAVLALSLYHCGFSQRQGLLVLDMATERLLTPYGLRSLDPADPEYIGKYIGNSEERDRAYHQGTVWGWLIGPFIRAWQRFYPQEQLPFSWQPLLDHLLSDACIGSVSEIFDGDPPHKPKGAVAQAWSVAEIIRHLPQSGL; encoded by the coding sequence ATGCCTGATTTAGATACAAGAGAATGGTTGCTCACCAATGGCTTGGGAAGTTTTGCCAGTGGAACCGTTTCTGATGTCCGTACGCGCACTTATCACGGTTGGCTGTTTGCTGCGACCAATCCCCCTTCTGGTCGTACTTTGTTAGTTTCGCATTTAGAAGCTAGTTTGGAAGTATCTGGGCAAGTTATAGCTTTAGGTACGAACTTTTGGGGGAACAGTAAAATTGAGCCGACAGGCTACAAACTGCTGCGCTCTTTTGATATTAACCCAGTTCCCAAATGGATTTGGAGTGATAATAAATGGCAGTTAAGCAGACAATTGGTAATGCCTTATGGTTGGCAAGAAAGTAGGGAATGGAGAATAGAAAATCAACAAAAGAGTGAAAATTCCCACTTTGAGTTATGCCATCGAATTTTGATACATTATCGTTATGAGGGGAGTGATACAGCGATTTTAAGGCTGCGACTGTTAATTTGCGATCGCGACTTTCATCACCAACAAATTGCTAACCCAGGCTTACAGTTTTCACAATTGCTCGGTCAACAGCAAGTTTGTTTGCAAGCAATTATTTCTGGGAACTTCGGTACACCTTGGCATTTGCGCTGGACACAAGGAGAATATCAAGCGGATGGAGTTTGGTATTGGAATTATGGTTTACCAGAAGAGACACGTCGCGGACTAGGCGATCGCGAAGATCTCTATAGCCCTGGTTATTTGACTGTTACTCTCCAGCCTGGAGACGCAGTCACTTTAGAAGCACGCATGGGTTTTCCCGATCCCCAGCAAGATATTCTTACCTCTGAAACTTTTACAGAAGTTGTAGATGCCGAACAAGAAAGGCTCTCCCAGGTGTTTGGGTGGAGCGAGGAAGAAGCAGGGGAGCAGGGAGCAGGGAGCAGAGGAGTAGGGGGCAGGGAGCATACTTCGACTACTTCGACTACGCCCTTCGACTGCGCTCAGGCTCAACTCAGCACAAGTGCGCTCAGTAACCAGGGAGAAATAGGTAATTTTTCTTCTTCCCCTCTGCACCCCGCACCCTGCCCCTCTGCCTCTTTCCCATGCCCAATTTGGCAGCAACTATTAAAAGCAGGGGATCAATTTATTGTCTATCGAGCTTCAATTGCTGGTCCTACAGTTATAGCTGGTTATCACTGGTTCAATGACTGGGGTCGTGATACGTTGATTGCTTTGCCAGGTTTGGCACTAGTAACCAAGCGCTTTGACTTGGCAAAAGGACTATTGCAAACTTTTGGGCGTTACTGTCAACAAGGACTAATTCCTAATGCTTTTCCTGATGCTGATGGGGAACCGTTTTACAACAGTATTGACGCAGCGCTATGGTGGATTGAAACTTTAGGTATTTACTTGGAAGCTACCCAAGATTGGCAGTTTTTAGCAGAGCAATTCTCAGTTGTGCAGCAAATTCATAAAGCGTTTATTGGTGGTACACGCTTCAGTATCCAAGTTGATGCCACTGATGGCCTAGTTAGTTGGTATGCTCAAGGTGAAGCCCTGACCTGGATGGATGCAGTGGTTGGAGGACAGCCTGTGACTCCTCGTCACGGTAAGCCAGTAGAAATCAACGCCCTGTGGTATTCTGCTTTGTGTTGGATGAGTCAATGGGCAGAACGATTGAGTCAAATGCAATTGGGCGATTCGGTACGTTTAGCAAAGCAGGCACAGCGTTATGCTCAGCAAGCGCAACAAGTAACAGTTTCTCTGCAAAAATTTTGGAACCCACAGCTAAATTATTTCTACGATACTATTGAGCCAGACGATCGTCGCAATTCTCAAATTCGCCCGAATGCAGTTTTGGCGCTATCACTATATCATTGTGGTTTTTCACAACGGCAAGGACTTTTGGTGCTGGATATGGCAACTGAGCGTTTGCTTACTCCTTATGGTCTTCGTAGCCTTGATCCTGCCGATCCAGAATATATCGGTAAGTACATAGGTAATTCAGAAGAACGCGATCGCGCTTATCACCAGGGTACTGTTTGGGGTTGGTTGATTGGCCCTTTTATCCGCGCTTGGCAGCGTTTCTATCCCCAAGAGCAGCTACCTTTTAGTTGGCAACCCTTATTAGATCACTTGTTATCTGATGCTTGTATTGGCTCTGTTTCAGAAATTTTTGATGGCGACCCACCTCATAAGCCTAAAGGTGCTGTCGCTCAAGCTTGGTCAGTAGCTGAAATTATCCGCCATTTGCCTCAGTCTGGGCTTTAG
- a CDS encoding DnaJ C-terminal domain-containing protein, with translation MAATDFKDYYAILGVSKSASPEEIKQAFRKLARKYHPDVNPGNKQAEARFKEVGEAYEVLSDADKRQKYDQFGQYWKQAGQGFPSGGAGVDMGGFDFSQYGNFDDFINELLGRFGGATPGARQQSYSYSTSTRRPSSGFGGFNDFGFQDVGSSTGQDSEAAIALTFAEAFAGVERRFILGNETIDVRIPAGAKTGTRLRIRGKGQINPMTQQRGDLYLKVELQPHSFFQIEGDNLVCEVAITPDEATLGASIDVPTPDGSVNVKLPAGVRSGQSLRLRGKGWPLPKGGRGDQLVKVAIVPPKELSQQEREYYEKIRAIRTYNPRSHLQQVKL, from the coding sequence ATGGCTGCAACCGACTTTAAAGACTATTATGCAATTTTGGGAGTTAGCAAGAGTGCCAGTCCAGAGGAAATTAAACAAGCATTTCGTAAACTAGCCCGCAAATATCACCCTGATGTTAACCCAGGTAACAAACAGGCAGAAGCGCGCTTTAAAGAAGTTGGCGAAGCTTATGAAGTTTTGTCAGATGCAGACAAGCGTCAAAAGTACGATCAATTTGGTCAATATTGGAAACAAGCTGGTCAAGGCTTCCCCTCTGGTGGTGCTGGTGTCGATATGGGTGGCTTTGATTTTAGTCAATATGGCAATTTTGATGATTTTATCAATGAGTTGTTAGGACGTTTTGGTGGTGCTACTCCTGGTGCTAGACAACAAAGCTACTCTTATAGCACTTCTACACGTAGACCAAGTAGCGGTTTTGGTGGATTTAATGACTTTGGATTTCAAGATGTAGGTAGTAGTACTGGTCAGGATAGTGAAGCTGCGATCGCTTTAACTTTTGCTGAGGCGTTTGCTGGTGTGGAAAGACGCTTTATTTTAGGCAACGAAACAATTGATGTACGCATTCCTGCTGGGGCTAAAACTGGTACTCGTTTACGGATACGAGGCAAAGGTCAAATTAATCCCATGACTCAACAACGTGGGGATTTGTATTTAAAAGTGGAACTTCAGCCTCATTCGTTCTTTCAAATTGAAGGCGATAATCTCGTTTGCGAAGTAGCAATTACGCCAGATGAAGCCACCTTGGGAGCCTCAATTGATGTACCTACACCCGATGGATCAGTGAATGTAAAGCTGCCTGCGGGAGTGCGTTCTGGACAATCTTTGCGTTTACGCGGCAAAGGCTGGCCTCTACCTAAGGGTGGACGTGGCGATCAGTTGGTGAAGGTAGCAATTGTCCCACCGAAGGAACTTAGCCAACAAGAGCGAGAATATTATGAAAAAATCAGGGCTATACGTACCTATAATCCCCGTAGTCATTTACAGCAAGTCAAGCTGTAA